A genomic region of Peptoniphilus sp. ING2-D1G contains the following coding sequences:
- the ilvC gene encoding Ketol-acid reductoisomerase ((R)-2,3-dihydroxy-3-methylbutanoate + NADP(+) <=> (S)-2-hydroxy-2-methyl-3-oxobutanoate + NADPH, (2R,3R)-2,3-dihydroxy-3-methylpentanoate + NADP(+) <=> (S)-2-hydroxy-2-ethyl-3-oxobutanoate + NADPH; High confidence in function and specificity) gives MIKKYYDKDCNLDVLNGKTIAIIGFGSQGHAHAMNLKESGVNVIVGLAKNSKSKEKAEEFGIEVFEVSEAAKRADIVMMLVPDEVSADVYNEQVAPYMEKGNTLMYAHGFNIHYNLVTPAEDLDVCMVAPKGPGHTVRSEYEKGYGVPSLIAIHQDTSGNAKEVALAYASGIGAGRAGILETTFKEETETDLFGEQAVLCGGVTELMKAGFETLVEAGYEPEMAYFECIHEMKLIVDMINAGGFASMRNSISNTAEYGDYITGKKIIGEETRENMKEVLDDIQTGKFASGFMSEFSSGRKIRFLTTRKKEAQHQLEKVGKELRSMMSWLKK, from the coding sequence ATGATAAAAAAATATTATGACAAAGATTGTAACCTTGATGTTTTAAATGGAAAGACAATTGCAATAATCGGATTTGGCTCACAAGGACATGCTCATGCAATGAACTTAAAGGAAAGTGGAGTGAATGTAATAGTAGGTTTGGCGAAAAACTCCAAGTCAAAGGAAAAGGCTGAAGAGTTCGGAATTGAAGTTTTCGAAGTTTCCGAAGCTGCAAAAAGAGCCGATATTGTCATGATGCTTGTACCAGATGAGGTGTCGGCAGATGTTTATAATGAACAAGTAGCTCCTTACATGGAAAAGGGAAACACTTTGATGTATGCGCACGGATTCAATATCCATTACAATTTAGTTACACCGGCTGAAGATCTTGATGTGTGTATGGTTGCGCCTAAGGGTCCGGGACATACCGTCAGAAGTGAATATGAAAAAGGATACGGAGTTCCATCTTTGATAGCTATCCATCAAGACACAAGCGGAAATGCCAAAGAAGTCGCTCTTGCCTATGCTTCAGGAATTGGAGCCGGAAGAGCCGGAATACTTGAAACAACCTTTAAAGAAGAGACGGAAACGGACCTTTTCGGAGAACAAGCAGTACTTTGCGGAGGAGTAACCGAACTTATGAAAGCGGGATTTGAAACTCTTGTAGAAGCGGGATATGAACCTGAAATGGCTTATTTTGAGTGTATTCATGAAATGAAATTGATTGTAGACATGATAAATGCGGGTGGATTTGCAAGCATGAGAAATTCAATTTCAAACACTGCCGAATATGGAGATTACATCACCGGCAAAAAAATCATCGGAGAAGAAACAAGAGAGAATATGAAGGAAGTACTTGATGATATTCAAACAGGTAAATTTGCCAGCGGATTCATGAGCGAATTCAGCAGCGGACGAAAAATAAGATTTTTAACTACAAGAAAAAAAGAAGCACAACATCAACTTGAAAAGGTTGGAAAGGAACTTCGTTCTATGATGAGTTGGTTAAAGAAATAG
- a CDS encoding Transcriptional regulator, IclR family (This family of bacterial transcriptional regulators includes the glycerol operon regulatory protein and acetate operon repressor both of which are members of the iclR family. These proteins have a Helix-Turn-Helix motif at the N-terminus. However this family covers the C-terminal region that may bind to the regulatory substrate; Family membership), with protein sequence MSDRRIQTIDRVSDIFKCFDENTTELALGEISEETGINASTLHSLLASLKSNGFIEQDLASRKYSLGYHLLYLGNLVSSSLDIVKSASDALDALQQRFNETIHLATLNRDHIVYLDKRNSSKQLQLYTKIGIRVPAYATSTGKMMLSYKGTDYIIEHFPEKLKKLTENTITSRELLIEECKKIKLKGFAFDNEENLEGLSCISAPIFDYNNRVNFAISIAGPTQRIDSLKTEENINFIKAQTLSVSKKLGYFPK encoded by the coding sequence ATGTCAGATAGAAGGATACAGACAATAGATCGTGTTTCCGATATATTTAAATGTTTTGACGAAAATACAACCGAACTTGCCCTCGGGGAAATTTCAGAAGAAACCGGGATAAATGCCAGCACTTTACACAGTTTGCTCGCATCTTTAAAGTCAAACGGATTTATTGAACAAGACCTTGCCAGCAGAAAATACAGTCTCGGTTACCATTTGCTATATCTCGGGAATTTAGTATCATCATCCCTTGATATAGTAAAATCTGCATCAGACGCTTTAGATGCGTTGCAACAAAGATTTAACGAAACCATACATTTAGCAACATTAAACAGAGATCATATAGTTTATCTGGACAAGAGAAATTCATCTAAGCAATTACAGTTATATACAAAGATAGGAATAAGAGTTCCCGCCTACGCAACAAGCACAGGTAAAATGATGCTTTCCTATAAAGGAACAGATTATATAATAGAACATTTTCCCGAAAAATTAAAAAAGCTAACTGAAAATACTATAACTTCCAGAGAGCTTTTAATAGAAGAATGTAAAAAAATAAAATTAAAGGGCTTCGCCTTTGATAATGAAGAAAACTTGGAGGGATTGAGTTGCATATCCGCCCCTATATTCGATTATAACAATCGTGTTAATTTTGCCATCAGTATTGCCGGTCCCACACAAAGAATAGATTCGCTGAAAACCGAAGAAAATATTAATTTTATTAAAGCTCAAACCTTATCAGTCTCTAAAAAATTAGGCTACTTCCCAAAGTGA
- the ilvD3 gene encoding Dihydroxy-acid dehydratase (Two dehydratases, dihydroxy-acid dehydratase (gene ilvD or ILV3) and 6-phosphogluconate dehydratase (gene edd) have been shown to be evolutionary related. Dihydroxy-acid dehydratase catalyzes the fourth step in the biosynthesis of isoleucine and valine, the dehydratation of 2,3-dihydroxy-isovaleic acid into alpha-ketoisovaleric acid. 6-Phosphogluconate dehydratase catalyzes the first step in the Entner-Doudoroff pathway, the dehydratation of 6-phospho-D-gluconate into 6-phospho-2-dehydro-3-deoxy-D-gluconate. Another protein containing this signature is the Escherichia coli hypothetical protein yjhG. The N-terminal part of the proteins contains a cysteine that could be involved in the binding of a 2Fe-2S iron-sulphur cluster; High confidence in function and specificity) encodes MNLKSDNVVRGVERAPNRSLFYALGYTKEQLERPLVGVISAYSEIVPGHMYLDKITESVKTGILMNGGTPITIPSIGVCDGIAMGHVGMKYSLPSRELIADSVETMAIAHGLDALVLVPNCDKIVPGMIMGALRLNLPTILVSGGPMLAGEKNGKSLSLSSIFEAVGAAKANLITEEELYEMEKAVCPSCGSCAGMYTANSMNCLSEAIGLALPGNGSIPAVYSERYRLAKDTGSKIMDLLREDIKIKDIINETSIKNAIACDMALGCSTNTVLHLLAIASEANIDVDLNLFNKISEKVPNLCHLAPAGPHHMEDLYYSGGIKAVQAQLASKNLLNTEVITATAKTLAENIKDAQNCNEEVIRPIDNPYSEVGGLAILFGNIARKGAVVKRSAVSSEMLRHSGPARVFNSEDEAIEAIYSGKIKEKDVVVIRYEGPKGGPGMREMLNPTSALAGMKLDKSVALITDGRFSGASRGASIGHISPEAALGGEIGIIEEGDIIEIDIPNYSLNLKISEEELEKRMANFEPLEINKVGGWLNRYRRLVTSSDKGAVLK; translated from the coding sequence ATGAATTTAAAAAGCGATAACGTAGTGAGGGGTGTTGAAAGAGCACCCAACAGGTCGTTATTTTATGCTTTGGGATACACCAAGGAGCAATTGGAAAGGCCTCTTGTAGGAGTAATATCAGCATACAGTGAAATAGTTCCGGGACACATGTATCTCGATAAAATAACCGAATCGGTTAAAACAGGAATTCTCATGAACGGAGGAACGCCTATCACCATACCCTCCATAGGAGTATGCGATGGGATAGCTATGGGACATGTGGGAATGAAGTACTCTCTTCCCAGCAGAGAGTTGATTGCCGACAGCGTGGAAACCATGGCTATTGCTCACGGATTAGATGCACTTGTACTTGTCCCCAATTGCGACAAAATAGTTCCGGGCATGATAATGGGTGCATTAAGACTTAATCTTCCTACTATATTGGTCAGCGGAGGTCCCATGCTTGCAGGAGAAAAAAACGGAAAGTCATTGTCCTTATCAAGCATATTTGAAGCAGTTGGCGCTGCTAAGGCAAACTTGATAACAGAAGAAGAATTGTATGAAATGGAAAAAGCCGTATGTCCTTCCTGCGGTTCGTGTGCGGGAATGTACACTGCAAATTCCATGAACTGTTTATCTGAAGCCATAGGACTTGCGTTGCCGGGAAACGGATCAATACCTGCCGTGTATTCTGAAAGATACAGACTTGCAAAGGACACCGGATCTAAAATAATGGATCTTTTGAGAGAAGACATAAAAATCAAAGACATAATCAACGAAACTTCAATTAAAAATGCCATAGCTTGTGACATGGCTCTGGGATGTTCTACGAATACAGTCCTCCATTTATTGGCAATTGCAAGTGAAGCAAATATCGATGTGGATTTAAATTTATTTAATAAAATAAGTGAAAAAGTACCCAACCTCTGTCACTTGGCTCCTGCCGGACCGCATCACATGGAGGATTTATACTATAGCGGTGGAATTAAAGCCGTTCAAGCACAACTTGCAAGCAAAAATTTATTAAATACTGAAGTTATCACGGCAACAGCAAAAACTTTAGCGGAAAACATAAAGGATGCTCAAAATTGCAACGAAGAAGTAATAAGACCTATCGATAATCCCTATTCCGAGGTGGGGGGATTGGCAATACTTTTCGGGAATATTGCAAGAAAGGGAGCTGTAGTTAAAAGATCGGCGGTTTCATCTGAAATGCTCAGACACAGTGGGCCTGCCAGAGTATTTAACTCTGAAGATGAAGCTATAGAGGCAATTTATTCGGGAAAGATAAAAGAAAAAGATGTAGTTGTAATAAGATATGAGGGGCCCAAGGGAGGACCCGGAATGAGAGAAATGTTAAATCCCACATCTGCTCTTGCGGGTATGAAACTGGATAAAAGCGTAGCTCTCATAACGGATGGAAGATTTTCGGGAGCTTCAAGAGGTGCATCTATCGGTCACATTTCTCCTGAAGCGGCACTTGGTGGAGAAATCGGAATAATAGAAGAAGGAGATATAATAGAAATAGACATTCCCAATTATTCTCTGAATTTAAAAATTTCAGAAGAAGAATTGGAAAAGAGGATGGCAAATTTCGAACCTCTTGAAATAAACAAAGTCGGTGGCTGGTTAAACAGGTACAGAAGACTTGTAACAAGCTCTGACAAAGGGGCGGTGCTTAAATAA
- the ilvI gene encoding Acetolactate synthase large subunit (2 pyruvate = 2-acetolactate + CO2; High confidence in function and specificity), with product MRIRGADIIIRTLIDEGVKTVFGYPGGAVIDIYDALYDYKDQIRHIRTSHEQGATHAADGFARSTGKTGVVIATSGPGATNTVTGIATAYMDSIPMVVITGNASRSLIGKDSFQEIDIVGITMPITKHNFIIRDVRYLQDTIRRAFMIAGSGRKGPVLIDVPKDIMSELSEYEPKKTLEYEKNYENVSEKEIKEIAECINKSKKPILYCGGGVTASGGFKELRELIHKSNIPACNTIMGIGVLGYEDDLNLGMLGMHGRVSSNFAIAQCDLLIACGVRFSDRVALNTKKFAKNATIIHMDIDKSEIDKNVIADYGLVGDIKDMLTRLVPYIEEQKREAWLSEIKELRKEDYIPEDSDEIIKPHSVIQHISKRLGEDMIFVTDVGQHQMWTAQYCGRTKPRSFLTSGGLGTMGYGYGAAIGAKIGNPDRPVVHITGDGSFNMNFNEILTAINNGIKIITVVMDNSALGMVRQWQHLLYNDRYSATDVKQTTDYVKLAEALGAQGYSCKTFKEFTEAFEKAIAAPKSVVVEVKIDNDERVFPMIPAGGTVDDIIVE from the coding sequence ATGAGAATAAGAGGAGCAGATATAATAATAAGAACTTTGATCGATGAAGGTGTGAAAACTGTTTTCGGGTATCCCGGCGGAGCGGTAATTGATATTTATGATGCACTTTACGATTATAAAGATCAAATAAGACATATAAGAACAAGTCATGAACAGGGAGCAACCCATGCTGCCGACGGATTTGCAAGATCTACAGGAAAGACGGGGGTTGTAATCGCTACATCGGGTCCGGGAGCTACAAATACTGTAACAGGTATTGCAACAGCCTATATGGATTCAATTCCCATGGTTGTAATAACAGGAAATGCCAGCAGAAGTTTAATAGGAAAGGATTCTTTTCAGGAAATAGATATAGTGGGAATTACAATGCCTATCACTAAGCACAATTTCATAATTAGAGATGTGAGATATCTTCAAGATACTATAAGACGTGCTTTTATGATTGCGGGATCAGGCAGAAAAGGACCTGTGCTAATTGATGTTCCCAAGGACATAATGTCCGAACTTTCCGAATACGAACCTAAAAAAACACTTGAATATGAAAAAAATTACGAAAATGTAAGTGAAAAAGAAATAAAGGAAATTGCGGAATGCATAAATAAATCCAAAAAGCCTATTTTATATTGCGGAGGCGGAGTAACGGCATCGGGAGGATTTAAAGAGCTTAGGGAATTGATTCACAAAAGCAACATCCCCGCCTGCAACACCATAATGGGCATTGGAGTATTGGGGTATGAAGATGATTTAAATCTTGGAATGCTTGGAATGCACGGGAGAGTAAGTTCAAATTTTGCAATAGCACAATGTGATTTGCTCATTGCCTGTGGAGTTAGATTTTCGGATAGAGTTGCTTTAAATACCAAGAAATTTGCAAAAAATGCGACGATTATTCATATGGACATAGATAAATCGGAAATAGATAAAAATGTAATAGCCGATTATGGATTAGTAGGGGACATTAAAGATATGCTGACAAGACTTGTTCCCTATATAGAGGAACAAAAAAGAGAAGCGTGGCTCAGTGAAATCAAAGAACTCAGAAAAGAAGATTATATTCCTGAAGATTCCGATGAAATTATAAAACCTCATAGTGTAATCCAACACATATCAAAAAGGCTTGGAGAAGATATGATATTTGTGACGGATGTAGGACAACATCAAATGTGGACTGCTCAGTACTGCGGAAGAACCAAACCGAGATCATTCTTGACAAGTGGAGGACTTGGAACCATGGGTTACGGATATGGAGCGGCAATAGGAGCCAAAATAGGAAATCCGGACAGACCTGTAGTTCATATAACAGGAGACGGTTCCTTCAATATGAATTTCAATGAAATACTGACAGCTATAAATAACGGTATAAAAATAATTACAGTAGTAATGGATAATTCGGCTCTTGGAATGGTAAGACAATGGCAACATCTTCTTTACAATGACAGATATTCCGCTACAGATGTAAAACAAACGACAGATTATGTAAAACTTGCTGAAGCCTTAGGAGCTCAAGGATATAGCTGTAAAACCTTTAAGGAATTCACAGAGGCCTTTGAAAAGGCAATTGCAGCACCTAAGTCTGTAGTGGTAGAAGTTAAGATAGATAATGATGAGCGAGTATTTCCTATGATTCCGGCGGGCGGAACAGTTGATGATATTATAGTGGAGTGA
- the ilvA gene encoding threonine ammonia-lyase (Threonine dehydratase (TDH) catalyzes the dehydratation of threonine into alpha-ketobutarate and ammonia. In Escherichia coli and other microorganisms, two classes of TDH are known to exist. One is involved in the biosynthesis of isoleucine, the other in hydroxamino acid catabolism; High confidence in function and specificity) produces MDNKLTLDKVYSASFKLNPVVRRTDLIHARNLGENIYLKTENLQITGSFKIRGAYNKISQLSKDEKTKGVVATSAGNHAQGVALSCRELGVKCTIFMPENAPISKVEATKAFGAEVILKGNNYDDAYKASQEYNEKYNKTYIHAFNDIDVIAGQGTIGLEILNQLVDVDQVIVPIGGGGLISGIAFVIKTLKPDTKIIGVQAANAPSMKESIDSGEISELKMVNTFADGIAVKKPGDITYGIIKEYVDEIVTVTESEIASAILAILEKQKLICEGSGAVSFAATMHNKVDVENKKTVAILSGGNIDVNILSRIITKGLISTGRNTTLSIILTDKPGELAAVSKVISDEGANVIGVEYNTLERTNEIFSCVLNIKAETRNANHIQQIKNKLIEHGFTLYS; encoded by the coding sequence ATGGATAATAAGTTAACGTTGGATAAAGTTTATAGTGCATCCTTTAAACTCAATCCTGTAGTGAGAAGGACGGACTTAATTCACGCAAGAAATTTGGGGGAAAACATATACTTAAAAACAGAAAACTTACAAATCACAGGTTCTTTTAAGATAAGAGGAGCATATAACAAAATATCTCAACTTTCAAAGGATGAAAAAACCAAAGGAGTAGTTGCAACATCGGCAGGTAATCACGCTCAAGGAGTAGCTTTATCCTGTAGAGAATTAGGTGTTAAATGCACGATATTCATGCCGGAGAACGCACCCATATCAAAGGTTGAAGCTACCAAGGCCTTCGGGGCGGAAGTAATACTTAAAGGCAACAACTATGATGACGCATACAAAGCCTCTCAGGAATATAACGAAAAATACAACAAAACTTATATTCATGCCTTTAATGATATAGATGTGATTGCAGGACAAGGAACTATAGGGCTTGAAATTTTAAATCAACTTGTAGATGTTGACCAAGTGATTGTACCCATTGGCGGTGGCGGATTAATAAGCGGAATAGCCTTTGTAATCAAAACTCTTAAACCCGACACAAAAATAATAGGAGTTCAGGCAGCTAACGCTCCGTCTATGAAAGAGTCCATAGATTCAGGAGAAATTTCAGAACTGAAAATGGTCAATACCTTTGCTGACGGTATTGCCGTAAAAAAACCCGGAGACATAACCTATGGAATAATAAAGGAATATGTTGACGAGATAGTAACAGTCACAGAATCTGAAATAGCATCGGCAATTCTTGCGATACTTGAAAAACAAAAACTCATTTGCGAGGGATCGGGAGCAGTCTCCTTTGCAGCAACGATGCACAACAAAGTAGATGTAGAAAATAAAAAGACCGTGGCGATTTTGTCAGGCGGAAATATTGATGTAAACATACTTTCAAGAATAATAACAAAAGGTTTGATTTCAACAGGTAGAAACACGACTCTCAGCATAATACTTACGGACAAACCGGGAGAGCTTGCAGCGGTATCCAAAGTGATTTCCGATGAAGGAGCAAATGTAATAGGGGTTGAATACAATACTTTGGAAAGAACCAATGAAATTTTCAGTTGTGTTTTGAATATTAAAGCAGAAACCAGAAATGCAAATCATATTCAGCAAATTAAAAACAAACTGATAGAACATGGATTTACATTATACAGTTAA
- the ilvE gene encoding putative branched-chain-amino-acid aminotransferase (L-leucine + 2-oxoglutarate <=> 4-methyl-2-oxopentanoate + L-glutamate, L-isoleucine + 2-oxoglutarate <=> (S)-3-methyl-2-oxopentanoate + L-glutamate, L-valine + 2-oxoglutarate <=> 3-methyl-2-oxobutanoate + L-glutamate; High confidence in function and specificity), giving the protein MEIKFEKNNNPKGKITDLNKLGFGKHFTDHMFIMDYNKDEGWHDARIVPYGDICLDPSAIVFHYGQTVFEGLKAYKNDGKVYLFRPDENFKRLNMSSERLCIPLLDEEFALKALIKLIDIERDWVPDDPGASLYIRPFIISTSAFLGVKPSLEYKFIIILSPSGPYYKDGLKPVKIYVEDKYVRAVRGGMGMAKTGGNYAVSLKSQVEAEKSEYSQVLWLDGIERKYIEEVGAMNIFFVVNNKIITPALNGSILPGITRKSIIELLKIKEMDVEEKRISIDELVEAYDKGQLTEVFGTGTAAVISPVGELKYEDKIMKINNGEIGKISQELYDTLIDIQWGRTEGPEGWSLEV; this is encoded by the coding sequence ATGGAAATAAAATTTGAAAAAAACAATAATCCCAAGGGAAAAATCACCGATTTAAATAAATTGGGATTTGGTAAACATTTCACGGATCACATGTTTATAATGGATTACAATAAAGATGAAGGATGGCATGATGCTCGAATCGTTCCATACGGCGATATTTGTCTTGACCCGTCGGCAATTGTATTTCATTATGGGCAAACTGTGTTTGAAGGATTAAAAGCTTATAAAAATGATGGAAAAGTATACCTATTCAGACCGGATGAAAATTTCAAGAGACTCAATATGTCCAGCGAAAGATTATGCATCCCTTTATTAGATGAAGAATTTGCACTTAAAGCTTTGATTAAATTAATAGACATTGAAAGGGATTGGGTGCCTGATGATCCGGGTGCGTCGCTCTATATAAGACCCTTTATAATTTCCACATCGGCATTCTTAGGAGTAAAACCAAGTTTGGAATATAAATTCATCATAATACTTTCACCTTCAGGACCTTACTATAAAGACGGGCTTAAGCCTGTAAAGATTTATGTTGAGGACAAATACGTAAGAGCTGTAAGAGGTGGAATGGGCATGGCAAAAACCGGAGGAAATTACGCAGTCAGCCTGAAAAGTCAAGTGGAAGCAGAAAAGAGCGAATATTCTCAAGTATTATGGCTTGATGGAATTGAGAGAAAATATATAGAAGAAGTAGGAGCTATGAATATATTTTTTGTTGTAAATAACAAAATAATAACTCCTGCATTAAACGGTTCAATTCTTCCTGGAATAACAAGGAAATCCATCATAGAACTCCTTAAGATAAAAGAAATGGATGTGGAAGAAAAAAGAATATCCATAGATGAGCTGGTAGAAGCCTATGATAAAGGGCAACTTACAGAGGTTTTCGGAACAGGAACAGCAGCAGTAATATCACCTGTAGGCGAGCTGAAATATGAAGACAAGATAATGAAGATAAATAATGGAGAAATAGGCAAAATCTCACAAGAGCTGTATGATACGCTTATAGACATACAATGGGGTAGAACGGAAGGCCCGGAAGGCTGGAGCTTAGAAGTTTAA
- the ilvH gene encoding acetolactate synthase small subunit (Acetolactate synthases are a group of biosynthetic enzymes apparently found in plants, fungi and bacteria that are capable of de novo synthesis of the branched-chain amino acids. They can all synthesize acetolactate from pyruvate in the biosynthesis of valine, while some are also capable of synthesizing acetohydroxybutyrate from pyruvate and ketobutyrate during the biosynthesis of isoleucine. These enzymes generally require thiamin diphosphate, FAD and a divalent metal ion for catalysis, though some enzymes specific for acetolactate synthesis do not require FAD. They are composed of two subunits, a large catalytic subunit, and a smaller regulatory subunit which binds the natural modulators (valine, and in some cases leucine or isoleucine); High confidence in function and specificity), with amino-acid sequence MKKLNIVSILVENNAGILARISSMFARRGFNIESLTVSFTKEEGLSMITLTTLADKNELKQLISQTEKLEEVIKIEILQEDNTVMREIVLIKINVEKIAISELKQIADIYKASIVDLSPESIIMEITGKPIKVDAFLNVLKKYDVVEVCRTGITAMKRI; translated from the coding sequence ATGAAAAAATTAAATATTGTTAGCATACTGGTTGAGAACAATGCCGGTATTTTAGCAAGAATATCTTCAATGTTTGCAAGAAGAGGATTTAACATTGAAAGTTTAACCGTATCTTTTACTAAGGAAGAAGGGCTGTCGATGATCACATTGACTACCTTGGCGGATAAAAACGAATTAAAACAACTCATAAGTCAAACGGAAAAACTTGAAGAAGTAATAAAAATAGAAATACTTCAAGAAGACAACACCGTTATGCGTGAAATAGTGTTGATTAAAATAAATGTGGAAAAAATCGCCATTTCAGAGCTCAAACAAATAGCGGATATATATAAAGCGAGCATAGTAGATTTATCTCCGGAAAGCATAATCATGGAGATTACGGGGAAACCCATCAAGGTGGATGCTTTTTTAAATGTTCTTAAAAAGTATGATGTAGTAGAAGTTTGCAGAACCGGTATAACGGCAATGAAGAGAATCTAA